A single window of Cytobacillus dafuensis DNA harbors:
- a CDS encoding 4Fe-4S binding protein, whose translation MGLLNKWMESLDYEFKILQSCTRHQSPYSSCSRCLDVCSDEAITFIDGNPYIDNEKCTECGYCIAECPVQAIEGFFPKRTVFQNQLVVTDEHPPALRELLGYYKKGITAIIGEQEKLDENWQQTISKTNEMLEKLNEAPFSIHLKKIELKEESFTRREIFSFWKNEAQSTLKQMTPAKWRFNHEELDIAKLYPKHQFIEVSVNLSKCTLCKACQKLCKKNCFQINDTSFTISAQKCSGCMLCQDICPEKAITIQERIMSATEVAHSLLIKTCKICNNNYQTLVDQSEKCVKCKKKEEFGAILS comes from the coding sequence ATGGGATTATTAAACAAATGGATGGAAAGTCTAGATTATGAATTCAAAATTTTACAATCATGTACACGCCATCAAAGTCCTTACTCCTCCTGTTCTAGATGTTTGGATGTCTGTTCCGATGAGGCAATTACTTTCATTGATGGGAATCCGTATATTGATAATGAAAAATGTACGGAATGTGGATATTGTATAGCTGAGTGCCCTGTTCAAGCAATTGAAGGATTTTTTCCAAAAAGAACGGTTTTTCAAAATCAATTAGTTGTGACAGACGAACATCCTCCTGCTTTAAGAGAACTGCTTGGATATTATAAAAAAGGAATTACGGCGATTATTGGTGAACAAGAGAAACTCGATGAAAATTGGCAACAAACGATATCAAAAACAAATGAGATGCTAGAAAAGCTTAACGAAGCTCCCTTCTCTATTCACTTGAAAAAAATAGAACTAAAAGAAGAGTCCTTTACACGGAGAGAAATATTTTCATTTTGGAAAAATGAAGCTCAATCAACTTTGAAGCAAATGACACCTGCTAAATGGCGTTTTAATCATGAAGAGCTAGATATAGCAAAATTATACCCAAAACATCAATTTATAGAAGTGTCAGTAAATTTGAGTAAATGCACTCTTTGTAAAGCATGCCAAAAGCTCTGCAAAAAAAATTGTTTTCAAATAAACGATACAAGTTTTACAATTTCAGCTCAAAAGTGTTCAGGCTGTATGCTTTGCCAAGATATATGTCCTGAAAAAGCTATAACGATTCAAGAAAGAATTATGTCTGCAACTGAAGTGGCTCATTCTCTTCTAATAAAAACATGCAAGATATGTAATAATAATTATCAAACACTAGTAGATCAAAGTGAAAAATGTGTTAAGTGTAAAAAGAAGGAAGAATTTGGTGCAATATTATCTTAA
- the tatA gene encoding twin-arginine translocase TatA/TatE family subunit: protein MFSNIGIPGLIIILVLALIIFGPKKLPEIGRAMGQSLKEFKNSTKGIMDDIDDSEGKKELEEKKI, encoded by the coding sequence ATGTTTTCAAACATTGGAATACCAGGTTTAATCATCATACTCGTTCTTGCGCTTATTATTTTTGGTCCTAAAAAGCTTCCTGAAATCGGGCGTGCAATGGGGCAATCATTGAAAGAGTTCAAAAACTCTACTAAGGGTATAATGGATGACATTGACGATTCTGAAGGAAAAAAAGAGCTTGAAGAGAAAAAGATTTAA
- the pheT gene encoding phenylalanine--tRNA ligase subunit beta codes for MFVSYKWLQDYVDLSGITPTELAEKITKSGIEVEGVEVLNEGIRGVVVGHVLEREQHPNADKLNKCLVDIGEGEPVQIICGAANVDKGQKVAVATVGAVLPGNFKIKKAKLRGEESNGMICSLQELGIESKLIAKEYSEGIYVFHQDAEVGTDAIDLLHRDDQVLELGLTPNRSDCLSMLGVAYEVAAVLGREVKLPETEFAESNEKASDYIRVDIEATEDNPLYIAKMIKNVKIMPSPLWMQGRLMASGIRPHNNVVDITNYILLEYGQPLHAFDYDRLGSKQILVRRAKDGEIIQTLDEAKRELTSDHLLITNGQEPVALAGVMGGLDSEVQSDTKTVLLESAYFKGATVRKASKDHNLRSEASARFEKGVDPNRVRAAAERAAHLLAKYADGEVLAGSVEANTLKVEPTVVSVTLEKINRVLGLELEIKEVVDIFSRLQFETSTDNNTIIVTVPTRRGDITIEEDLIEEVARLFGYDNLKSTLPIGSATPGHLTAYQNKRRIVRRFLEGAGLNQAITYSLTSGLKATQFALENREPIRLAMPMSEDHSTLRLSIVPQLLSVLKYNSARQNENLAMYEIGDVFLSQGTDELPEQHEHLGGAITGLWHSQPWQGEKKPVDFFVVKGILEGLFAKLGLEKAIEFRQAEKEGMHPGRTAEIYLSGSSIGFVGQTHPTVEKEYDLKETYVFELSLKAILEAEVEPLHYQSIPRYPSITRDIALVVDKDKAAGELESIIIDAGGALLKEVHVFDLYEGDRMEAGKKSIAFSLKYFDPERTLTDEEVVKAHDKVLHAVKVKAGAVLRG; via the coding sequence ATGTTTGTATCATATAAATGGCTGCAGGATTATGTAGATTTATCAGGCATTACTCCCACTGAGCTTGCAGAAAAAATTACGAAGAGCGGGATTGAAGTTGAAGGCGTAGAAGTACTAAATGAAGGTATTCGTGGTGTTGTTGTTGGGCATGTCCTGGAAAGAGAACAACATCCGAATGCGGATAAATTAAATAAATGCTTAGTGGATATCGGCGAGGGTGAACCTGTTCAAATTATTTGTGGTGCCGCGAATGTTGATAAAGGTCAAAAAGTTGCAGTTGCTACTGTAGGAGCGGTTCTTCCAGGTAACTTCAAGATCAAAAAGGCGAAGCTGCGCGGAGAAGAATCAAATGGCATGATTTGCTCTCTTCAAGAGCTTGGAATAGAAAGCAAGCTTATAGCTAAGGAGTATTCTGAAGGAATTTATGTTTTCCATCAAGATGCTGAAGTAGGGACAGATGCGATCGATCTTTTACATCGCGATGACCAAGTTTTAGAATTAGGCTTAACACCTAATCGTTCTGATTGCTTAAGTATGCTTGGAGTTGCTTATGAAGTCGCTGCTGTTTTAGGAAGAGAAGTTAAGCTTCCAGAAACAGAGTTTGCTGAGTCTAATGAAAAAGCTTCTGATTACATTCGTGTTGATATAGAAGCAACAGAAGATAACCCTTTATACATTGCAAAAATGATTAAAAATGTAAAAATTATGCCATCACCTTTATGGATGCAAGGCCGTTTAATGGCATCAGGCATTCGTCCGCATAATAATGTGGTGGATATTACGAACTATATTTTGCTCGAATACGGTCAGCCGCTTCATGCATTTGACTATGACCGTCTAGGTTCAAAGCAAATTCTTGTTCGCCGTGCAAAAGATGGAGAAATCATCCAAACATTAGATGAAGCGAAAAGGGAATTAACTTCAGATCATCTTCTCATAACAAATGGCCAAGAACCAGTTGCACTTGCTGGTGTAATGGGAGGTTTGGATTCTGAGGTACAATCTGATACCAAAACAGTTCTTCTAGAATCAGCTTATTTTAAAGGTGCAACAGTTAGAAAAGCGTCTAAAGATCATAATCTACGCAGTGAGGCAAGTGCGCGTTTTGAAAAAGGAGTAGATCCAAATAGAGTAAGAGCGGCAGCTGAAAGGGCTGCGCATCTATTGGCAAAATATGCTGATGGAGAAGTATTAGCAGGCTCTGTTGAAGCAAATACGCTTAAAGTAGAACCTACTGTTGTCTCTGTTACATTAGAGAAAATTAATCGCGTGCTTGGATTAGAATTAGAAATCAAGGAAGTTGTTGATATTTTTTCACGCCTTCAATTTGAAACAAGTACAGATAACAATACAATTATTGTCACTGTGCCTACCCGCCGTGGCGATATTACAATTGAAGAGGATTTAATCGAAGAAGTAGCAAGGCTTTTTGGCTATGATAATTTAAAATCAACTCTGCCAATTGGTTCAGCAACTCCAGGACATCTGACTGCTTATCAAAATAAGCGCCGCATTGTCCGCAGATTCCTTGAAGGAGCAGGATTAAATCAAGCGATTACGTATTCCCTTACAAGCGGATTAAAAGCAACTCAATTTGCATTAGAAAATCGTGAACCAATTCGCTTAGCTATGCCAATGAGTGAGGACCATAGCACACTTAGATTAAGTATTGTTCCCCAGCTTTTAAGTGTCTTAAAATATAATTCTGCCCGCCAAAATGAAAATTTAGCCATGTATGAAATTGGGGATGTATTCCTTTCACAAGGAACAGATGAATTACCTGAACAACACGAGCATCTTGGAGGTGCTATTACAGGCTTATGGCACAGCCAACCTTGGCAGGGTGAGAAGAAACCTGTTGATTTCTTTGTAGTTAAAGGAATCCTTGAAGGTTTATTTGCTAAGCTAGGTCTAGAAAAAGCAATTGAATTCCGTCAAGCTGAAAAAGAGGGCATGCATCCTGGAAGAACAGCTGAAATTTATTTATCAGGTTCATCTATAGGTTTTGTTGGTCAAACACACCCAACAGTTGAAAAGGAATATGATTTAAAAGAAACATATGTGTTTGAACTTTCATTGAAAGCTATTTTAGAAGCTGAAGTTGAACCACTTCATTATCAATCTATACCACGCTACCCTTCAATTACTCGTGACATTGCACTTGTTGTTGATAAGGATAAAGCAGCAGGGGAGTTAGAAAGCATCATTATTGATGCAGGCGGGGCATTATTAAAAGAAGTTCATGTCTTTGATCTTTACGAAGGTGATCGTATGGAAGCAGGCAAGAAGTCAATCGCCTTCTCTCTTAAATATTTCGATCCAGAACGAACTTTAACGGATGAAGAAGTTGTGAAAGCTCATGATAAAGTTTTACATGCAGTAAAGGTAAAAGCAGGAGCGGTATTAAGAGGATAA
- the pheS gene encoding phenylalanine--tRNA ligase subunit alpha produces the protein MQERLKELQIEALEKINQASDLKELNDIRVSYLGKKGPITEVLKGMGKLSAEERPKMGALANEVRDAIAAGIEEKQKHLEEAAVQAKLALEKIDITLPGRSVKTGNHHPLTRIVEEIEDLFIGMGYTVAEGPEVEKDYYNFEALNLPKDHPARDMQDSFYITDEILLRTQTSPVQARTMEKHKGKGPVKIICPGKVFRRDNDDATHSHQFMQIEGLVVDENIRMSDLKGTLEVFAKKLFGEDREIRLRPSFFPFTEPSVEVDVSCFKCGGKGCNICKKTGWIEILGAGMVHPNVLEMSGFDSKKYSGFAFGMGVERIAMLKYGIDDIRHFYTNDVRFLKQFSIQE, from the coding sequence ATGCAAGAGCGTTTAAAAGAATTGCAAATTGAAGCGTTGGAAAAAATTAACCAAGCATCTGATCTAAAAGAATTGAACGATATTCGTGTATCGTACTTAGGGAAAAAAGGACCGATTACGGAAGTTTTAAAAGGGATGGGTAAATTATCTGCTGAGGAGCGCCCAAAAATGGGAGCACTTGCAAATGAAGTTAGAGATGCTATTGCTGCAGGCATTGAAGAGAAACAAAAGCATTTAGAAGAAGCCGCTGTTCAAGCAAAACTTGCGCTTGAGAAAATCGATATTACTTTACCAGGGCGTTCAGTTAAAACTGGAAATCATCACCCGTTAACACGTATCGTCGAGGAAATTGAAGATCTATTCATTGGTATGGGCTATACAGTAGCTGAAGGTCCAGAAGTGGAAAAGGACTATTATAACTTTGAGGCATTAAATTTACCGAAAGATCACCCAGCTCGTGATATGCAGGATTCATTCTATATTACTGATGAGATTCTTCTTCGTACTCAAACCTCTCCTGTACAAGCGAGAACAATGGAGAAGCATAAAGGGAAAGGGCCAGTTAAAATTATTTGCCCTGGTAAAGTATTCCGTCGTGATAATGATGATGCAACCCATTCACATCAGTTTATGCAAATTGAGGGACTTGTAGTAGATGAAAACATTCGTATGAGTGATCTAAAAGGAACATTAGAAGTGTTTGCCAAGAAATTATTTGGGGAAGATCGAGAAATTCGTTTGCGCCCAAGCTTTTTTCCATTCACTGAACCCTCAGTTGAGGTCGATGTATCCTGCTTTAAATGTGGTGGAAAAGGCTGTAATATATGCAAAAAAACTGGCTGGATCGAAATTCTAGGAGCAGGAATGGTTCATCCAAATGTATTAGAAATGTCAGGCTTCGATTCAAAGAAATACTCAGGCTTTGCTTTCGGAATGGGAGTTGAACGGATTGCCATGCTGAAATACGGTATAGATGATATTCGTCACTTCTATACAAATGATGTACGTTTCTTAAAACAATTTTCTATTCAAGAATAA
- a CDS encoding TrmH family RNA methyltransferase, whose product MKYIHSASNPQVKQWRKLLTKKERDKTGTYLVEGFHLVEEALSSEQMIEIIVGENTGLPPSWDYGDIPVTMVTNEIIQSLSDTETPQGVIGVCRQQTFDAANVEGHRFLLIDAVQDPGNLGTMIRTADAAGVDAVIVGEGSVDIFNPKVLRSAQGSHFHLPIIRGELAEWIQKLKEKNIPVYGTALENAKVYTEIQSSETFALIVGNEGSGVRKSVLAETTENLYIPIYGKSESLNVAIATGILLYSLRK is encoded by the coding sequence GTGAAATATATTCACTCTGCTAGTAACCCACAAGTGAAGCAATGGAGAAAACTTTTAACAAAAAAGGAACGCGACAAGACAGGTACCTATTTAGTTGAAGGATTTCATCTTGTCGAAGAGGCATTATCAAGTGAGCAAATGATCGAAATCATTGTAGGAGAAAATACTGGCCTTCCCCCTTCCTGGGATTATGGGGATATACCAGTTACAATGGTAACGAACGAAATTATTCAAAGCCTATCAGATACAGAAACTCCCCAAGGGGTTATTGGTGTATGCCGCCAACAGACATTTGATGCTGCTAATGTAGAAGGACATCGTTTCTTGCTGATCGATGCAGTACAGGACCCTGGCAACTTAGGTACAATGATTCGGACTGCAGACGCAGCTGGAGTTGATGCAGTCATAGTCGGGGAAGGAAGCGTTGATATTTTCAATCCAAAGGTGCTCCGCTCTGCCCAAGGCAGCCATTTTCACCTTCCTATTATTAGAGGGGAATTGGCTGAATGGATTCAAAAGCTTAAAGAAAAGAATATCCCTGTGTATGGCACTGCTTTAGAAAACGCAAAAGTATATACGGAGATACAAAGCTCAGAAACATTTGCTTTAATTGTTGGCAATGAAGGAAGCGGTGTAAGGAAGTCTGTATTAGCGGAAACAACAGAAAATCTGTACATCCCCATTTACGGAAAAAGTGAATCATTGAATGTCGCGATTGCGACTGGAATTTTGCTATATTCCTTAAGAAAGTAA
- the sspI gene encoding small acid-soluble spore protein SspI, which yields MNLNLRNAIIHNVSGNTKDELKDTIVDAIQNGEEKMLPGLGVLFEVIWKNSSEQDQQEMLQTLESGLK from the coding sequence ATGAACTTAAACTTACGAAATGCAATTATACACAATGTTTCCGGCAATACAAAGGATGAACTGAAGGATACAATTGTTGATGCTATTCAAAACGGGGAAGAAAAAATGCTACCTGGTTTAGGGGTATTGTTTGAAGTAATCTGGAAAAATTCCTCTGAACAGGATCAGCAGGAAATGCTGCAAACGTTGGAGAGCGGATTAAAATAG
- a CDS encoding M42 family metallopeptidase, which yields MTKLDATLTMLKELTDAKGIPGNEREPREVMKKYISEYADEVTTDGLGSLIAKKVGKEGGPKIMVAGHLDEVGFMVTNIDEKGFLRFQTVGGWWSQVMLAQRVTIVTSKGDITGVIGSKPPHILSPEARKKPVEIKEMFIDIGASSREEAQGWGVKPGDMVVPYFEFTVMNNEKMLLAKAWDNRIGCAIAIDVLKALKGTDHPNVVYGVGTVQEEVGLRGARTSAQKIEPDIAFGVDVGIAGDTPGVTEKEALSKMGKGPQIILYDASMVSHKGLRDFVTETADELNIPYQFDAVPGGGTDSGAIHLTHNGVPALSITIATRYIHSHAAMLHRDDYENAVKLIAEVIKRLDRETVNKLTFH from the coding sequence ATGACAAAACTAGATGCAACATTAACGATGCTTAAGGAATTAACCGATGCAAAAGGGATTCCTGGCAATGAGCGCGAACCGCGTGAAGTGATGAAAAAATACATAAGTGAATATGCTGATGAAGTAACAACAGATGGTCTTGGAAGTTTAATCGCGAAAAAGGTTGGGAAGGAAGGCGGCCCGAAAATTATGGTTGCCGGTCACTTAGACGAAGTTGGCTTCATGGTTACAAATATTGATGAAAAAGGTTTTCTTCGTTTTCAAACGGTTGGTGGCTGGTGGTCTCAAGTAATGCTTGCCCAACGTGTAACGATTGTGACAAGTAAAGGGGATATCACAGGAGTTATCGGATCAAAGCCCCCTCATATTCTTTCACCAGAAGCGCGTAAAAAGCCCGTTGAAATTAAGGAAATGTTCATTGATATCGGTGCTTCTAGCCGTGAAGAAGCGCAAGGCTGGGGAGTAAAACCAGGTGATATGGTTGTTCCATACTTCGAATTTACAGTAATGAATAATGAAAAGATGCTGCTGGCAAAAGCATGGGATAACCGTATAGGCTGTGCGATCGCCATTGATGTATTAAAGGCTTTAAAAGGCACTGACCATCCGAATGTTGTTTATGGAGTTGGAACAGTGCAAGAGGAAGTCGGACTACGTGGTGCTCGTACATCTGCTCAAAAAATAGAGCCAGATATTGCATTTGGTGTTGATGTAGGAATTGCTGGAGATACACCAGGAGTTACGGAAAAAGAAGCACTAAGTAAAATGGGAAAAGGTCCACAAATTATTCTCTATGATGCATCAATGGTTTCTCATAAAGGTTTGCGCGACTTTGTAACAGAAACGGCAGATGAATTAAATATACCTTATCAATTTGATGCGGTTCCTGGTGGTGGTACAGATTCAGGTGCAATTCATTTAACACATAACGGTGTACCTGCGCTGTCTATCACAATCGCAACTCGTTATATTCATTCTCATGCTGCCATGCTTCATCGAGATGATTATGAGAATGCAGTTAAGCTTATTGCGGAAGTTATCAAGCGTTTGGATAGAGAAACAGTTAATAAGCTTACATTTCATTGA
- a CDS encoding LysR family transcriptional regulator: MNLHALRIFTKVASMKSVTKAAEAISISQPAVTIQIKNLEKEIGLKLMKTEGRGIKLTNEGEYLLGRAEQLFEMEKYIEKKLVHLRNGELAELKISSTNVPANFLLPTWLGRFKKEFPLINVNLFSGNSDSVIEQLLHYRADIAFVVKEEWIEPEVNKFHLLDIDYWFIVPHGHKYDGKEVLLKDLMAEPFIFREEGSSTRELLFSLCRVHRVPVPNIGLQFHGLNESLRSVMAGYGVMIAPSLGVEEYVKRKEVGRVKVKGVEISRPVFLCSRKSDASISNNVKKFTEFVKNIYLLEGSQF; encoded by the coding sequence TTGAATCTCCATGCATTACGAATTTTTACAAAAGTAGCCTCTATGAAAAGTGTTACAAAGGCAGCTGAAGCCATTTCAATAAGCCAGCCTGCTGTAACGATTCAAATAAAAAACTTAGAAAAGGAAATAGGGTTAAAACTAATGAAAACAGAAGGGAGAGGGATAAAGCTAACTAATGAAGGAGAGTATCTACTTGGGAGAGCAGAACAATTATTTGAGATGGAAAAATATATCGAAAAGAAGCTTGTTCATCTTAGAAATGGAGAATTAGCAGAATTAAAAATCTCCTCTACGAATGTCCCAGCAAATTTTTTATTACCAACTTGGTTAGGTAGATTCAAAAAAGAGTTTCCATTAATAAACGTAAATCTGTTTAGTGGTAATTCAGATTCAGTAATAGAACAGCTGCTTCACTATAGGGCAGATATTGCCTTCGTTGTGAAGGAGGAGTGGATCGAACCAGAAGTAAACAAATTCCATCTATTGGACATAGATTATTGGTTTATTGTCCCTCATGGGCATAAATATGATGGGAAAGAGGTACTATTAAAGGATTTAATGGCAGAACCGTTTATATTTAGAGAAGAAGGAAGTTCTACAAGAGAATTGCTATTCTCTTTATGCAGGGTTCATCGAGTACCTGTTCCTAATATCGGATTACAATTTCATGGTTTGAATGAATCGCTGCGTTCCGTTATGGCCGGATATGGAGTAATGATTGCTCCTTCATTAGGGGTTGAAGAATATGTAAAACGTAAGGAAGTCGGCAGAGTTAAGGTAAAAGGAGTTGAAATAAGCCGGCCTGTATTTCTTTGCAGCAGAAAAAGTGATGCTAGTATTTCAAATAATGTTAAGAAATTTACTGAGTTTGTGAAAAATATTTATCTATTAGAAGGAAGCCAGTTTTAA
- a CDS encoding sulfite exporter TauE/SafE family protein has product MKKKSIILFLLSVGIFLSYVSFFPKIEFLKYHLLILILIGIVSSFVGTLAGGGGLITLPAMMFVGIPIQTSIATNKFSSGIAAFSSVFYLVFNKHLSAIDIMKNLFVACIGGTAGALFTANISEQNMNIIAFIFLFIALVVTVKNKKWLETLQTKEKVPSNKIWQLLLPFFIACYDGGFGPGSSTFGILYYIKKHHTYIKAVQLTRVLIFGSCTGGFIIYYQTGFLQWPYAIAMAFGSIIGSQIGLIVLPKLSLKIAKTLLITILCLLIGQMILKII; this is encoded by the coding sequence ATGAAAAAGAAATCGATTATTTTATTCCTTCTTTCAGTTGGAATATTTCTAAGTTATGTTAGTTTTTTTCCAAAGATAGAGTTCTTAAAATATCATTTGCTGATTTTAATATTAATTGGAATCGTATCATCCTTTGTAGGTACTCTAGCTGGTGGAGGAGGTCTCATTACGCTGCCTGCAATGATGTTTGTTGGTATTCCAATTCAAACAAGCATAGCCACAAATAAATTTTCGTCAGGGATTGCTGCATTTTCAAGTGTATTCTATCTCGTATTTAATAAGCACCTTAGTGCAATAGATATCATGAAAAACTTATTTGTAGCATGTATAGGAGGAACAGCAGGAGCATTATTTACAGCAAATATATCCGAACAAAATATGAATATCATTGCATTCATTTTTCTTTTTATTGCATTGGTTGTTACGGTTAAAAATAAAAAGTGGCTAGAAACCTTACAAACAAAGGAAAAAGTGCCGTCTAATAAAATTTGGCAATTACTTTTACCCTTTTTTATTGCTTGCTATGATGGAGGGTTTGGTCCTGGGTCATCAACATTTGGAATACTATATTATATAAAAAAACACCACACTTATATAAAAGCTGTTCAATTGACAAGAGTTTTAATTTTCGGAAGTTGTACAGGAGGTTTTATCATCTATTACCAAACAGGCTTTTTACAATGGCCCTATGCCATCGCAATGGCTTTCGGCTCTATTATTGGTTCTCAAATCGGTCTAATTGTTTTGCCAAAATTATCTTTGAAAATAGCAAAAACCTTATTAATTACAATTCTTTGTTTATTAATAGGGCAGATGATTTTAAAAATAATATAA
- a CDS encoding dUTP diphosphatase, with protein MDYQKLFAMQKGLDEHIEAKHQLHNEDLFERKVLALLVELGELANETRCFKFWSLKPSSPQEIILEEFVDGIHFILSIGLVCGFDKEDNFKGEVAGKGSINDQFLFVYDLISVFKHSKSLEDYKKLFQAYIHLGDLLGINAEAMEKAYIDKNEVNYERQKQGY; from the coding sequence ATGGATTATCAAAAATTATTTGCTATGCAAAAGGGCCTAGACGAGCATATAGAAGCGAAGCATCAATTACATAATGAAGATCTATTTGAACGAAAAGTGCTTGCTTTACTAGTAGAATTAGGGGAATTGGCGAATGAAACCAGGTGTTTTAAATTTTGGAGCTTAAAGCCTTCTTCCCCACAGGAAATAATATTAGAGGAATTTGTTGATGGTATTCATTTTATTCTTTCCATTGGGCTAGTGTGCGGCTTTGACAAAGAGGATAATTTTAAGGGGGAAGTAGCAGGAAAAGGTAGCATAAATGATCAGTTTTTATTTGTATATGATCTTATTAGTGTATTCAAACATAGCAAATCATTGGAAGATTATAAAAAACTTTTTCAAGCATATATTCATTTGGGTGATCTACTAGGAATTAATGCAGAAGCAATGGAAAAGGCATATATTGATAAAAATGAAGTTAATTATGAGAGGCAGAAGCAAGGATATTAA
- a CDS encoding TVP38/TMEM64 family protein, translated as MNDQLSLLFVMVETAGILAPIAFILFHILRQFLFIPVPLVCLTGGILFGSIFGSIFSIIGLMLSSILFYFLISRMPKTHAKLTKLKKRWFGEYRNLSVGQVAVLRLIPFIHYHLLNFCLIERNRSFHVYLKNSWLTNFPLAIFYTVFGEFISRFTPSMILLILFSLGILVFILREKVTIIKWKEFFKTA; from the coding sequence ATGAATGATCAGTTATCATTATTGTTTGTGATGGTTGAAACAGCTGGCATTTTAGCTCCGATCGCCTTTATATTATTTCATATCCTTAGACAGTTTTTATTTATTCCAGTGCCACTTGTTTGTCTTACAGGGGGAATATTGTTTGGGAGTATTTTTGGAAGTATATTTTCCATTATTGGCTTAATGTTGAGCAGTATCCTCTTTTATTTTCTCATTAGCCGAATGCCAAAAACTCATGCGAAACTTACGAAATTGAAAAAACGGTGGTTTGGTGAGTATCGTAATTTGAGCGTAGGCCAGGTTGCGGTCTTAAGGCTTATTCCATTTATTCATTACCACTTATTAAACTTCTGTTTAATTGAGCGAAATAGAAGCTTCCATGTTTATCTGAAAAATTCGTGGTTAACAAATTTTCCATTAGCCATTTTCTATACAGTGTTTGGTGAATTTATTAGTCGCTTTACTCCATCTATGATTCTCCTTATTTTATTTTCTTTAGGAATTCTTGTATTTATATTAAGAGAAAAAGTCACCATCATTAAGTGGAAAGAATTTTTTAAAACAGCATAA
- a CDS encoding DUF1294 domain-containing protein, whose product MVLKLIISSFIIMNLVGLYIMKVDKKKAKLNQYRISEGTLWLVAFLFGAVGMTLGMKLFRHKTKHFQFKYGLPFLSIVEIGLFLYLINLLS is encoded by the coding sequence ATGGTGCTAAAATTAATTATTTCCAGTTTTATTATAATGAATCTCGTTGGACTTTATATAATGAAAGTAGATAAGAAAAAGGCTAAATTGAACCAATATCGTATAAGTGAAGGGACTCTATGGCTTGTTGCTTTCTTATTTGGAGCGGTCGGAATGACGCTTGGAATGAAATTATTTAGGCATAAAACAAAGCATTTCCAGTTTAAATATGGACTTCCATTCTTATCAATTGTAGAAATAGGTCTCTTCCTATATCTCATCAATCTTTTGTCATAA
- the rplT gene encoding 50S ribosomal protein L20, with the protein MPRVKGGTVTRKRRKKVLKLAKGYFGSKHTLYKVANQQVMKSLMYAYRDRRQKKRDFRKLWVTRINAAARMNGLSYSRLMHGLKLAGIEVNRKMLSELAIADEKAFAELASVAKQNLSK; encoded by the coding sequence ATGCCACGTGTAAAAGGCGGTACAGTTACTCGCAAACGTCGTAAAAAAGTTCTTAAATTAGCTAAAGGTTATTTCGGTTCAAAACATACATTATACAAAGTTGCTAACCAACAAGTAATGAAATCATTAATGTATGCTTACCGCGATCGTCGTCAGAAAAAGCGCGACTTCCGCAAACTTTGGGTTACTCGTATTAACGCAGCAGCACGCATGAACGGTCTTTCTTACAGCCGTTTAATGCATGGTTTAAAGCTTGCTGGCATCGAAGTAAACCGCAAAATGCTTTCTGAATTAGCAATTGCTGACGAAAAGGCATTTGCTGAATTAGCATCTGTTGCAAAACAAAACTTAAGCAAGTAA
- the rpmI gene encoding 50S ribosomal protein L35, whose translation MPKMKTHRGAAKRFKRTGSGKLKRSHAYRSHMFANKSQKQKRKLRKGTLVSSGDYKRIRNLLVNLK comes from the coding sequence ATGCCAAAAATGAAAACTCACCGCGGCGCTGCTAAGCGTTTCAAAAGAACAGGTTCTGGAAAACTTAAACGTTCACATGCTTACAGAAGCCATATGTTCGCTAATAAATCTCAAAAACAAAAGCGTAAACTTCGCAAAGGAACTCTTGTTTCTTCAGGCGATTACAAACGCATCCGTAACTTACTAGTAAATCTTAAGTAA